The following coding sequences lie in one Trypanosoma brucei gambiense DAL972 chromosome 7, complete sequence genomic window:
- a CDS encoding 5'-3' exonuclease XRNA, putative → MGVPKFFRWVAERYPSVITPFRDFPPPVDNLYLDMNGIIHNCTHPNDADATHKAPTEKAMVEAMFSYLEKLFNAIQPRKCFFLAVDGVAPRAKMNQQRQRRYRSGYEMMVAREEALSRGEELPEEADVFDSNCITPGTDFMVRISEHFQYFIMMKMSTDPAWQNCSVIYSGHDHPGEGEHKIVEFIRRRKMQPDYGPNETHCMYGLDADLVMLALATHEPHFVLLREVVTFGFGQESRRAREQREQDESDGIVADKSYQKPDEFVLFHVNVLRDYLDLEVRERLGDKLPTNYDLERVVDDFVLMCFFIGNDFLPSIPTLGIHDGSLVQMLDLYAQRVLLAHTYLTDMGRIDWRAVEGWLQGLADLEFTTIKAREAQEQEYQRRMAQQCGEHRAATISTSTVESLREYKDRYYRDKHQFAMGWDPQGEDMAKLRLHYIEGIMWVIGYYYQGPPSWKWYFPHHYAPMASDLVNLPAVAACVKFDPGKPFLPHQQLLAVLPPMSYRSMPRAYWPLLRSKNSPLARYFPEKLQIDREGTRAPWEGVVLIPFIEERTLLAAYETVQDRVTPEERENNRLGLPTLYAYDPTIEAYEVPNSLFGPLRRTTVRRDAFDFPPLTKFIPRLCTGVCTGEQQFEGFTTLRSKWRYITPQRESGVVTIFGMPARGESLLLGLKDSFNAIAAHEVATLVGQEVLVGFPHYRRARVVAVSDKRVHISANINLEGVSCGANVRELNRDASMNIAKELETHRQCMREKLGMSVSNLTVLVYVNLFTGMRMTRKGRVVRNFSKDQTCYALPLVARLQDVKLTEDSRYVERDRVEWDNRFGSRVILVGAEPKSMKGKDQQLYGSSGVVVRSSPDAEGTFTVAARVFQKPVSIPHVLLDYASSRNWVSMPDVSNEVRVGPLALKHLVGSVRTSPQYGCREIGLGLIYTRNNLVRIGYAKQTVRGGKAWGAPGGRLGAGLANSDDAFGRPVQDAAPAGHYLESLQKGESRPRSSRPMQYMTWFSRKAVVLIKTYVERFKPLVDRLESIASSPQALDPPQFMTGEWADNDVDDVLRSIEEFIESCGIQSVPLVAAQDDAFPREHVRMLEEELDRQGPRPLEDRILSSVARRCLYFPVTRCAGGHISQLPLPQEQTVHLGSRVVNCRACGAAPFGATGTVVRLLSTGHDAEVVYDDPFVGGSYFDGRLRQPRGSISKLSTLLVLNKPSGDESESPQGQNGSVVQNLKSICKKLQQKEVDHDQQRQHGRGMGIPSTEGTPSIPKPRSAMGETSASGIAAGRNVVSPSSLTVSGGSGGIQVAELMGKLASSKATSPDAGLNICGATSAATVASNKLPVAPRSVTTTAAPGSGTFSVPLPRTSGNANRTNSGDGEGDKGCRKPGFSFTVPSEVLNGEFQIRPGEGALLLKRMISQHLSGDRKR, encoded by the coding sequence ATGGGTGTTCCAAAATTCTTTCGATGGGTAGCGGAGCGCTACCCCTCAGTGATCACCCCATTTCGTGATTTTCCACCTCCAGTTGATAATCTGTACCTGGATATGAATGGTATTATTCACAACTGCACACATCCCAATGATGCGGATGCCACACACAAAGCGCCCACGGAGAAGGCTATGGTCGAGGCCATGTTTTCGTACTTGGAAAAACTTTTCAATGCGATTCAGCCCCGAAAGTGCTTCTTCCTTGCCGTTGATGGCGTGGCCCCACGAGCCAAGATGAaccagcaacggcagcggcgtTACCGCAGTGGGTACGAAATGATGGTTGCACGGGAGGAGGCTTTATCTCGCGGCGAGGAACTTCCCGAGGAAGctgatgtgtttgacagTAACTGCATTACCCCGGGAACGGACTTCATGGTGCGCATAAGTGAACATTTTCAATACTTTATCATGATGAAGATGTCGACGGACCCTGCGTGGCAAAACTGTAGCGTTATCTACTCGGGCCATGACCACCCCGGTGAGGGTGAGCATAAAATTGTTGAATTTATCCGTCGGAGGAAGATGCAGCCGGACTACGGTCCGAACGAAACGCACTGCATGTACGGACTTGATGCAGATCTCGTCATGCTAGCGCTCGCTACTCACGAGCCTCATTTTGTGCTGTTGCGTGAGGTGGTGACCTTTGGGTTTGGCCAGGAATCGCGGCGGGCACGTGAACAGCGTGAGCAGGACGAATCAGACGGCATTGTGGCTGACAAGTCTTATCAGAAGCCTGACgagtttgttttgtttcatgtgAATGTCTTGCGTGATTATCTCGACCTTGAGGTTCGCGAGAGGCTTGGTGACAAGCTCCCGACCAACTACGACCTAGAGCGAGTTGTAGACGACTTCGTGCTCATGTGCTTTTTTATCGGTAATGATTTTCTACCGAGTATCCCAACGCTTGGTATCCACGATGGAAGTTTGGTGCAAATGCTTGACCTTTACGCGCAGCGGGTGCTGTTGGCCCACACGTACCTAACCGACATGGGACGCATTGACTGGCGAGCCGTGGAGGGGTGGCTGCAGGGGCTTGCCGACCTAGAATTCACCACAATTAAAGCTCGAGAGGCGCAGGAACAGGAGTATCAGCGAAGAATGGCACAACAATGTGGCGAACACCGGGCTGCCACAATATCAACGTCGACTGTGGAGTCGTTAAGGGAGTACAAAGACCGTTACTACCGAGACAAGCATCAGTTTGCCATGGGGTGGGATCCACAAGGGGAAGATATGGCCAAACTAAGACTACACTACATTGAGGGCATCATGTGGGTTATTGGCTACTACTACCAGGGGCCGCCATCGTGGAAGTGGTACTTTCCACACCACTACGCGCCAATGGCCAGCGATCTGGTTAATCTTCCCGCTGTGGCGGCTTGTGTTAAATTTGATCCCGGTAaaccttttcttccccaccAACAGTTGCTCGCGGTTTTGCCGCCTATGTCGTACCGCTCTATGCCCCGTGCCTATTGGCCGTTACTACGAAGCAAAAACAGTCCTCTGGCCAGGTATTTTCCAGAAAAGCTTCAAATCGATCGAGAGGGCACACGCGCACCCTGGGAGGGTGTAGTGTTGATTCCCTTCATCGAAGAACGGACGTTGCTTGCCGCGTATGAAACTGTGCAAGATCGAGTAACGCCGGAGGAACGTGAGAACAACCGCCTAGGTCTACCAACCCTTTATGCCTACGATCCCACTATTGAAGCCTACGAGGTGCCAAACTCGTTATTTGGGCCCCTGAGAAGAACCACCGTTCGCCGTGACGCTTTCGACTTCCCCCCCTTGACAAAGTTTATTCCGCGGCTCTGCACAGGCGTGTGTACTGGTGAGCAACAGTTTGAAGGGTTCACGACACTTCGGTCGAAGTGGCGTTACATCACCCCACAACGTGAGAGCGGTGTTGTGACTATCTTCGGCATGCCCGCACGCGGTGAGAGCTTGCTCCTAGGGTTGAAGGACAGCTTCAACGCTATTGCCGCCCATGAGGTCGCAACGCTTGTTGGGCAGGAAGTTCTTGTTGGATTCCCGCACTACCGCCGCGCACGTGTGGTAGCGGTTAGCGACAAACGTGTGCACATCAGCGCCAATATAAATCTAGAGGGTGTTTCGTGTGGTGCCAACGTACGGGAACTAAACCGGGACGCTTCAATGAATATAGCGAAGGAATTGGAAACACATCGACAGTGTATGCGGGAGAAGCTCGGAATGTCTGTAAGCAACCTGACAGTACTCGTGTATGTTAACCTTTTTACTGGAATGCGCATGACCCGAAAGGGGCGTGTGGTGCGCAACTTTTCCAAGGACCAAACATGCTATGCATTGCCCCTTGTAGCGCGCTTGCAAGACGTGAAATTAACGGAAGACTCTCGCTACGTTGAGAGGGATCGTGTGGAATGGGATAACCGCTTTGGTTCCAGAGTCATACTGGTTGGAGCTGAGCCAAAAAGTATGAAGGGGAAGGATCAGCAGCTATATGGTAGTTCTGGTGTTGTGGTTAGATCCAGCCCTGATGCTGAGGGGACGTTTACTGTCGCTGCACGGGTGTTTCAAAAGCCAGTTTCTATTCCGCACGTGCTGCTTGACTATGCTTCGTCTCGCAATTGGGTATCAATGCCAGATGTGAGCAATGAGGTCCGTGTTGGTCCCTTGGCTCTAAAGCATCTTGTAGGTTCTGTACGCACATCCCCTCAGTACGGTTGCCGTGAGATTGGGCTCGGCCTCATTTACACGCGGAATAACCTCGTTCGCATCGGTTACGCGAAACAAACGGTGCGTGGTGGCAAAGCATGGGGAGCCCCCGGTGGCAGGTTGGGTGCGGGGCTGGCAAATAGTGACGATGCATTTGGCAGGCCAGTCCAAGATGCTGCGCCGGCGGGTCACTACTTGGAAAGCCTGCAAAAGGGCGAGTCTCGTCCCCGATCTTCCCGTCCCATGCAGTACATGACATGGTTCTCGCGGAAAGCCGTTGTCTTAATCAAAACGTACGTGGAGAGGTTCAAACCACTTGTTGACCGACTGGAAAGCATTGCCTCTTCACCCCAAGCTCTGGATCCCCCGCAGTTCATGACGGGCGAGTGGGCTGATAACGACGTGGACGACGTTCTTCGTTCGATCGAAGAGTTTATCGAATCGTGTGGCATACAAAGCGTCCCCCTTGTTGCTGCCCAAGATGACGCTTTTCCACGAGAACACGTGCGAATGTTGGAAGAAGAGCTGGACCGTCAAGGGCCACGGCCGTTGGAGGACAGAATACTGAGCTCGGTGGCGCGGCGGTGTCTCTACTTTCCTGTCACAAGATGTGCTGGTGGACACATTTCCCAATTACCTCTTCCCCAGGAGCAGACAGTTCACCTTGGCTCCCGCGTTGTGAACTGCCGTGCCTGTGGTGCAGCACCTTTCGGTGCAACTGGTACCGTTGTTCGTTTGCTATCAACTGGCCACGACGCGGAAGTTGTGTATGATGACCCTTTCGTTGGTGGAAGTTACTTTGACGGCAGGCTGCGTCAGCCTCGTGGCTCGATATCGAAATTGTCAACACTCCTCGTTTTGAATAAACCTTCGGGTGACGAATCTGAGTCGCCACAAGGACAAAATGGGTCCGTTGTCCAAAATTTAAAGAGTATCTGCAAAAAGTTGCAGCAAAAGGAGGTCGATCACGATCAACAACGGCAACATGGGCGTGGGATGGGAATTCCATCCACGGAAGGTACCCCAAGCATCCCGAAGCCACGTAGCGCCATGGGGGAGACAAGTGCTTCTGGTATCGCAGCTGGACGGAACGTCGTGTCACCTTCATCTCTAACGGTAAGTGGTGGTTCTGGCGGCATCCAAGTAGCAGAACTTATGGGGAAATTGGCATCGTCGAAGGCGACTTCACCAGATGCAGGGCTGAATATTTGTGGTGCAACATCTGCTGCAACTGTCGCTAGCAATAAACTGCCGGTGGCTCCTCGCTCAGTAACCACCACGGCAGCCCCCGGCTCCGGGACCTTCTCCGTTCCACTACCGCGTACAAGTGGCAACGCAAACAGGACAAACAGCGGCGATGGCGAAGGTGATAAAGGTTGCAGGAAGCCtggtttctcttttactgTTCCGTCGGAGGTTTTGAACGGTGAATTCCAAATTCGCCCTGGTGAAGGGGCTTTGCTTCTGAAGCGCATGATTTCTCAGCATTTATCAGGAGACAGGAAACGATGA
- a CDS encoding T. brucei spp.-specific protein, with protein sequence MQASFEAGSGYQCRTGGTLVLTHLTPSVPPTCPFVQLCKHLFPSRFIVVITSVSQYFDLLIFPSLPPPPLLCHSVVPTFERNILREVVYSSSLSKLHVHLWKIILKRRRNAKRREGVKQERVLEVREQKVNRVIYIYIYIYIYLYIYREA encoded by the coding sequence ATGCAGGCGTCATTCGAAGCTGGTTCTGGCTACCAATGCCGCACTGGGGGAACTCTTGTTTTGACACATCTTACTCCTTCCGTTCCTCCAACTTGCCCTTTCGTTCAGCTTTGTAAACATCTGTTTCCTTCACGTTTCATTGTTGTAATCACTTCGGTATCTCAATATTTCGACCTTTTGatctttccctcccttccccctcccccacttCTCTGTCATTCGGTGGTCCCCACGTTTGAGCGCAACATCTTACGAGAAGTGGTTTACTCTTCCTCCTTGTCGAAGCTACACGTGCACTTGTGGAAGATCATATTGAAACGACGAAGAAACGctaaaaggagggaaggggtaAAGCAAGAAAGAGTTTTAGAGGTGCGCGAACAGAAAGTGAATAgggttatatatatatatatatatatatatatttatttgtacatTTATAGAGAGGCATAG
- a CDS encoding ribonuclease H1 translates to MGKKRFYAVAVGRQTGVFSTWEECQKQVSGFSGARFKSFLTLQEAQAYASGVQDVDPGSVGTSLVADSHTPVLVGVKRALSLDVTLDAVEVDAADDGNEVDDESKQQVLSPEWVEARKREAVVVYVDGACRNNGSRSRERRPRAGFGGFYGDGDSRNFKFPLPAHEPQTNQRAELSALIHVLRVALDSHPCYNLCVYSDSKYTVMGVNSYLHRWERNGFKTAGGGDVANIDLWSQFTKLRNRHLSRCAERFTMEFRFKASLAAIAARAVALQLKHVPGHAGVYGNEMADRLAVEACESPFG, encoded by the coding sequence atgggaaagaaaaggtttTACGCGGTGGCGGTTGGCCGACAAACCGGTGTTTTCAGTACCTGGGAGGAGTGCCAGAAGCAGGTCTCAGGGTTCTCTGGAGCCCGTTTTAAGTCTTTTTTGACTTTACAGGAGGCGCAGGCCTATGCTAGTGGGGTGCAGGACGTTGATCCGGGAAGTGTCGGCACATCACTTGTGGCTGACTCGCACACGCCTGTTTTGGTGGGTGTAAAGCGCGCGCTTTCACTTGATGTGACGTTAGATGCTGTGGAGGTGGATGCTGCGGATGACGGTAATGAAGTGGATGACGAAAGTAAGCAGCAGGTTCTCTCCCCAGAATGGGTAGAGGCCCGGAAACGGGAGGCGGTTGTTGTGTATGTTGATGGGGCCTGCAGAAATAACGGAAGTCGAAGCCGTGAAAGACGACCACGTGCTGGCTTCGGTGGATTCTATGGCGACGGTGACAGCCGTAACTTTAAATTCCCTCTTCCAGCTCACGAACCCCAGACCAATCAGCGTGCGGAACTCTCCGCGCTCATCCATGTCTTGCGCGTTGCGTTGGACTCTCACCCTTGCTACAATTTGTGTGTATACAGTGATAGCAAGTACACCGTAATGGGTGTCAATTCCTACTTGCACCGGTGGGAACGCAACGGTTTTAAAACTGCCGGTGGAGGCGACGTTGCTAACATCGACTTGTGGAGTCAATTCACGAAATTGCGTAATAGGCACTTATCCCGGTGCGCGGAACGTTTCACTATGGAGTTCCGCTTCAAGGCTAGTTTAGCAGCGATAGCTGCACGTGCTGTCGCGTTGCAGTTGAAGCACGTCCCGGGGCACGCAGGTGTGTATGGGAATGAAATGGCAGACCGCTTGGCAGTTGAGGCCTGTGAATCGCCCTTTGGCTAA
- a CDS encoding NAD(p)-dependent steroid dehydrogenase-like protein: MGKLNPALSPLQKKTSTNVYPPVPKNCVVTGGTGFVGTRLVEMLVERGAERVVSFDIVPMESAVSAWQHPVIEYVVGDITNYNDVLVALEGADCVWHLAAAVGPFHPRELYRKVNYGGTMNVIRACFQLGVKKLVMSSSPSTRFKGGLFHRPCVDGLTEDEMPKLPLDSYMQMYAETKAEAELAVTAASCDDLLTVSVAPHQVYGPRDNLFLPNMLEAAGTGKLRVFGSGKNRICFTHVDNYAHGLIIAERGLYKGSPILGKFYIVTDGSTHPEPDAYCIFWNELDKAVVAMGFVSIHKKIRVSFWLIYVVALTGELVGWMFGFVFKLNVFNVFVLTMHRWFRITAAERDLGYKPIISFTEGWDDTITWFKMNWLPTFEGRSRSLLGLSHRSQQKIDIQARMTR; encoded by the coding sequence ATGGGTAAACTAAACCCCGCCCTTTCCCCACTGCAGAAGAAGACATCAACAAATGTTTATCCACCCGTTCCAAAGAACTGTGTTGTTACGGGTGGTACAGGTTTCGTGGGCACGCGGCTCGTGGAAATGCTCGTGGAGCGAGGAGCTGAGAGGGTCGTGAGTTTTGATATCGTACCGATGGAGTCCGCCGTCAGTGCGTGGCAACATCCTGTCATTGAATACGTTGTAGGGGATATTACTAACTACAACGATGTGTTGGTTGCTCTAGAGGGTGCCGACTGTGTGTGGCATCTGGCGGCTGCTGTTGGGCCATTTCACCCGCGCGAGTTGTACCGCAAGGTGAACTATGGGGGCACAATGAATGTCATTCGCGCGTGCTTTCAGCTGGGTGTGAAAAAACTTGTGATGAGCAGCTCACCGTCCACGCGCTTCAAGGGGGGTCTTTTTCACCGACCATGCGTTGATGGACTTACGGAAGATGAGATGCCAAAGTTGCCGTTGGATTCTTACATGCAGATGTACGCTGAGACTAAGGCGGAAGCAGAACTAGCCGTGACTGCCGCATCTTGTGACGACCTTTTAACAGTAAGTGTAGCACCTCACCAAGTTTATGGTCCACGAGACAACCTTTTCCTGCCGAATATGCTGGAGGCTGCGGGAACGGGGAAACTGCGTGTTTTTGGCTCTGGAAAGAATAGGATATGCTTTACGCACGTGGACAATTATGCCCATGGCCTTATAATAGCGGAGCGTGGGTTGTACAAGGGTTCACCCATCCTGGGTAAATTTTATATCGTGACTGATGGAAGCACTCATCCCGAACCCGATGCATACTGCATTTTTTGGAATGAGCTGGACAAAGCGGTGGTCGCAATGGGATTCGTATCTATTCATAAAAAAATACGCGTCAGTTTCTGGTTGATCTATGTTGTTGCTCTGACGGGAGAGTTGGTCGGCTGGATGTTTGGATTTGTGTTTAAGCTCAATGTTTTCAACGTCTTCGTTTTGACGATGCATCGATGGTTTCGTATAACTGCGGCCGAAAGGGATCTTGGCTATAAGCCAATAATATCGTTTACTGAAGGCTGGGATGACACCATTACGTGGTTTAAGATGAACTGGCTTCCTACATTTGAGGGGCGGAGTCGGTCTTTATTGGGTTTGTCGCACCGCTCGCAGCAAAAAATTGACATACAGGCAAGGATGACAAGGTAA
- a CDS encoding oligopeptidase B protein, putative — translation MTALYPWVPTSNAMYAFGRRLVNRFFPQVRNVYPLTFLDGPLPEEVPQSLLLHGRNDQPDPFKYMEDLFDRRTQSYVRQEQRHFTLVDSKFDFKHNKARLWAELDAKVVITSREGGFDKGEERIGDYIYFTRVVPGGDPNAIGFYRKRFGEVDLLAEELINPSALQQHFGYAHCNVGVCRVSQDGKYLAYTLSVGGGDRYICHVRSIDNASLFHVIRGRNIVSIEFGSDNQFYFTESNELNRPNAVIMQEIRPGVLPPPVELYRDDDEQFFVDVRKTKDNAYIVITSDSKVKCSALVLPASFPKIPREMQAFFPDARPVEIAGKGSWNWLEHYMGHFLMVVGDRGPNHRVVYAREEVVLKYGMDAEWKELVPHRDDVQIVDIDLFHDHIVLYESHFAFERINHIRIIKCGKGIDDTARRSRADDLVIHFPPLACVTPGLNKNFNQDSISFVYSSLCQPSKDCVFNFNSEMTSGKCRMCSPEAIFTQRQSEQFTPWDYMWPYTIYRDVCVSKDGTQVPITICHRRDAFVQEATDFEAQPNTPKHCFIYVYGSYGEVPSMHFQLAPYMWMLRRRWTVAFAHVRGGGELPNWAEQGRGEKKINAVHDFIACCEHMVNMGYTKPELMVAAGNSAGCVPIAAAMNMRGCGLFGNVLMRSPFLDVISTMVDPDLPLSLAEQDDWGDPLNSPKDYTRLLHYDPYHNINDRVTYPGMMVSVCLDDDRVPPWNSLKYVAKLRQQRRRKGVDPVEKPLILRVRSSGGHYIWNDTENLCEELSFLCSQLDLEGPGKVLNDMDIMTHMHNLTVTGAMDHDDQEKVFLKWDNWERERIDYHVKLHNFDWEPNFRKLKAEKQPFFWVPTDSELHQSKVDEMFRAKERDIRERGKSEAKTGSTGRAMGENKWASENGRK, via the coding sequence ATGACGGCACTCTATCCGTGGGTTCCAACATCCAATGCGATGTACGCGTTTGGGAGGCGGCTCGTGAACCGTTTTTTCCCGCAGGTACGCAACGTATATCCGCTGACGTTCCTCGACGGGCCGTTACCGGAGGAAGTTCCACAGTCTCTTCTGCTGCATGGCAGAAACGACCAACCAGATCCGTTCAAGTACATGGAAGATCTCTTCGATCGTCGCACTCAGAGCTATGTGCGGCAAGAGCAACGGCACTTTACTCTGGTTGACAGCAAGTTTGATTTCAAGCACAACAAAGCGCGTTTGTGGGCGGAACTTGATGCGAAGGTCGTAATAACCAGTCGTGAGGGTGGGTTTGACAAAGGAGAGGAGCGAATAGGTGATTACATCTATTTCACACGTGTTGTCCCTGGCGGTGACCCCAATGCAATTGGGTTTTACCGTAAGCGTTTCGGTGAAGTGGATTTGCTCGCAGAGGAACTGATCAACCCGTCCGCTCTGCAACAACACTTTGGATACGCCCATTGTAATGTGGGAGTCTGCCGTGTTTCTCAGGACGGAAAGTACCTAGCGTATACTCTTTCCGTGGGGGGAGGCGACCGCTACATTTGTCATGTGCGAAGCATCGACAACGCCAGCCTTTTCCATGTGATCCGCGGTCGCAACATAGTAAGTATCGAGTTTGGATCGGACAACCAATTTTACTTCACAGAATCCAATGAGCTTAATCGTCCAAATGCGGTGATAATGCAGGAGATACGTCCCGGTGTTCTTCCACCGCCCGTGGAGCTATACcgagatgatgatgagcaattttttgttgatgttcGAAAAACGAAGGACAACGCCTACATAGTGATCACATCCGACTCCAAAGTGAAGTGCAGTGCCCTTGTGTTGCCTGCTTCGTTTCCAAAGATTCCACGTGAAATGCAAGCTTTCTTCCCCGATGCACGGCCGGTGGAGATTGCCGGCAAGGGAAGCTGGAACTGGCTGGAGCACTACATGGGTCATTTCCTCATGGTCGTGGGTGACAGGGGTCCAAATCACCGTGTGGTATACGCACGGGAGGAGGTGGTTCTCAAGTATGGCATGGACGCTGAATGGAAGGAGCTTGTGCCACACCGAGACGATGTGCAGATAGTTGATATTGACCTTTTTCACGATCACATTGTACTGTATGAATCCCATTTTGCCTTTGAGCGCATTAACCACATCCGCATCATCAAGTGCGGGAAAGGCATTGATGATACTGCGCGGCGGTCGCGAGCAGACGACCTGGTGATTCACTTCCCTCCACTCGCTTGTGTGACGCCTGGATTGAACAAAAACTTTAACCAGGACTCTATTAGTTTTGTGTACAGTAGTCTTTGCCAACCCAGCAAAGATTGCGTCTTCAACTTTAATAGCGAAATGACTTCCGGTAAGTGCCGGATGTGCAGCCCGGAAGCCATTTTTACACAACGACAGTCAGAGCAATTTACGCCGTGGGATTACATGTGGCCCTATACTATATATCGGGATGTCTGCGTTTCCAAGGATGGCACGCAGGTCCCCATAACTATCTGTCACCGGCGTGATGCATTCGTGCAAGAGGCGACGGATTTCGAGGCGCAGCCCAACACACCCAAGCACTGTTTTATCTATGTCTACGGTTCTTACGGTGAAGTACCGTCCATGCACTTTCAGTTGGCACCGTATATGTGGATGCTACGCCGGCGTTGGACTGTTGCCTTTGCCCACGTGCGTGGTGGTGGCGAACTCCCCAACTGGGCCGAGCAGGGCAGGGgtgagaaaaagataaacgCGGTCCACGACTTCATCGCTTGTTGTGAGCATATGGTCAATATGGGGTACACGAAACCGGAGCTCATGGTAGCGGCGGGCAATAGTGCAGGATGCGTACCGATAGCGGCAGCCATGAACATGCGAGGGTGCGGTCTCTTCGGGAACGTATTAATGCGGTCACCTTTTTTGGATGTCATAAGCACGATGGTGGACCCAGACCTTCCGCTCTCGTTGGCCGAGCAAGACGACTGGGGTGACCCGCTCAACTCCCCTAAGGATTACACTCGGCTGCTTCACTACGATCCGTACCATAACATCAATGATCGCGTGACCTACCCTGgtatgatggtttcggtttgtcTCGACGATGACCGCGTGCCTCCCTGGAATAGTTTAAAGTATGTGGCGAAGCTGCGGCAACAGCGACGGCGCAAAGGTGTGGATCCTGTGGAGAAACCACTTATTCTGCGTGTGCGCAGCAGCGGTGGTCACTACATATGGAACGACACTGAGAATCTCTGCGAGGAGTTATCATTCTTGTGTTCACAGCTTGACCTTGAGGGTCCTGGAAAGGTGCTCAACGACATGGACATTATGACGCACATGCACAACCTCACTGTCACTGGCGCAATGGATCACGATGACCAGGAGAAAGTCTTCCTCAAGTGGGATAATTGGGAGCGGGAGCGCATTGACTACCACGTTAAGCTGCATAATTTTGATTGGGAACCCAACTTTCGCAAACTAAAGGCAGAAAAACAGCCCTTCTTCTGGGTTCCTACGGACAGCGAGCTCCATCAAAGCAAAGTGGATGAGATGTTTCGTGCGAAAGAACGAGACATACGAGAACGCGGGAAGAGTGAGGCGAAAACTGGGAGTACCGGTCGAGCcatgggggaaaacaaatggGCCTCGGAAAACGGGAGAAAATAG